The Metabacillus schmidteae nucleotide sequence TAAGAAAAGTAACAAAAAGAAACCCATCATTCCGTAAAATGTTAAAATATCTCCCTCCCATAAATAAGTACCATGTAATAGACCTAGTAGTAAAAGTGTTAGAAATCTCCTAACGAAATAGCGCTTATATTTAAGGTTATTGTTTTCTAATTTCTCCTTCATTTTAACCATTGAATATCCGAATAAAAAGGTGAAGATTGGCATAAAGCTCCCTTCGATGGCGATCTTTATTACATGATAGGCTGCATGATTAGCTGGTGATAAAGAGTATAAATTGATCTCATCTTTTCCCCATATCCCATATTGGAAAATGAGTATATTCGCGAGTAATATTCCAAATAAACTAACTCCTCGCATTGCATCAATCATGGTAATTCTGTTAGATGTAGTCTCCATATGTAATCTCCTTTTGGTGTTTTGTATCTTTAGGATATTCAAAGAGCCTTAATTCAACGGAAAGAGTAGATTAACAGTTACTTAATTTTTAAAAAGTAAAATTAATGTATTGGTAATGTTTGTATGTTACGATCGTTCCTGAGGTGAGGTTCGTTGCAAGAAGCAAATATTTTGTTAGTAGATGATGAAACATCGATCGTGAAAATGGTTGAAATGGTATTGGAAAAAGAAGGTTTTTCGAATATTTATACCGCCCACACAGCGCATGATGCGTTAAAGATTATTCAAAATAATCCTATAGATTTTATTGTGCTCGATGTAATGCTGCCGGATTTAACAGGCTTTGAATTGTGTCCAAAAATCAGAGAAGTATCTGATGCATATATTTTATTTTTAACAGCTAAAGTATCTGATTTAGATGTTCTGACTGGTTTTGCGATAGGTGGAGATGATTATGTAACCAAACCATTCAATCCGCTTGAAATTGCAGCTCGGATTAAAGCTACTCTTAGGAGGAGGGAACTGCCTGTCCGATTGAAAAAAGCTGTACAGAAAAATACGAATCGGTACGATTTTAAAGAGTTTAGTGTTGATGTTGATGCAGGGGAATTAATTGTTGATGGAAAAGTGGTGCAATGCCCAGCCCAGGTATTTCATCTATTAATCTATTTTTGTCAAAATCCTAATATTGTCATTTCTAAACAAAAACTATTAGAAACAGTTTGGGGATTTGAACGATACGTAGATGATAATACCGTAACCGTCCACATACATAAATTGAGGGAAAAAATTGAAGTTGATCCTGGTAATCCAAAATATTTAAAAACAGTAAGAAGGTTAGGATATAAGCTCGTCAAGGAGTGAGAAATGTGAGAGTTGTAAAGAGGAGATTAACATTTCATTTCTTTATCCAGTATATGACCATT carries:
- a CDS encoding response regulator transcription factor; amino-acid sequence: MQEANILLVDDETSIVKMVEMVLEKEGFSNIYTAHTAHDALKIIQNNPIDFIVLDVMLPDLTGFELCPKIREVSDAYILFLTAKVSDLDVLTGFAIGGDDYVTKPFNPLEIAARIKATLRRRELPVRLKKAVQKNTNRYDFKEFSVDVDAGELIVDGKVVQCPAQVFHLLIYFCQNPNIVISKQKLLETVWGFERYVDDNTVTVHIHKLREKIEVDPGNPKYLKTVRRLGYKLVKE